The Apis mellifera strain DH4 linkage group LG8, Amel_HAv3.1, whole genome shotgun sequence genome contains a region encoding:
- the LOC100577033 gene encoding zinc finger protein 33B isoform X2: MSAKGQHNCVLCDSKLESKEALQAHFRKHANKEIDTRGRSVKTNKNDDTQCDMCGQTFDSITATIRHRFKVHPNSPTKFYCHYCGMQFPVKTHRDNHQASHDSSESERKEQHKKCEDCDVLFYNEKALDYHYRSIHKRMVHLFQPIATPPPSNKIKLNSMNDALSVYYCHLCGVEYIIKFNLQRHLERAHTQEEREAVPEDLIKCTVCAALFCSKKAYEVHNNYHQSDDLYVTSEEQRLQTVTKVDQDFDIRRVEGVADKYVPKTNTSKRSAKNWTKMMNLVLLMNPVIQKVIFH, translated from the exons ATGAGTGCTAAAGGCCAGCACAATTGCGTTTTGTGTGACTCAAAATTAGAATCCAAGGAAGCTTTGCAGGCACATTTTAG aaaacatGCCAACAAAGAAATAGATACTCGAGGTAGATCTGTGAAGACTAACAAAAATGACGATACCCAATGTGATATGTGTGGACAAACATTTGATTCAATTACTGCAACAATACGACATAGATTTAAAGTACATCCTAATTCaccaacaaaattttattgtcattATTGTGGAATGCAATTTCCTGTAAAA acaCACAGAGATAATCATCAAGCATCGCATGATTCATCTGAAAGTGAGAGGAAAGAACAACATAAAAAATGCGAAGACTGTGatgtattgttttataatgaaaaagctTTAGATTATCATTATCGTTCTATACATAAAag gaTGGTACATTTGTTTCAACCAATAGCAACACCACCCCCTagcaataaaatcaaattgaacTCAATGAATGATGCTTTAAGTGTATATTACTGTCATTTGTGTGgtgttgaatatattataaaattcaatttacagCGTCATTTGGAAAGAGCACATACTCAA GAAGAAAGGGAAGCTGTTCcagaagatttaataaaatgtacagTATGTGCTGCTTTATTTTGTAGCAAAAAAGCATATGaagtacataataattatcatcaatCAGATGATCTATATGTAACATCAGAGGAACAAAGATTACAAACAGTAACTAAAGTAGACCAAGATTTTGATATTAGGCGTGTTGAAGGAGTTGCTGATAAATATGTCCCAAAAACTAATACTTCCAAAAGATCTGCTAAAAATTGGACAAAG ATGATGAACCTGGTGCTATTAATGAATCCAGTGATTCAGAAAGTGATCTTCCATTGA
- the LOC100577033 gene encoding zinc finger protein 33B isoform X1: MSAKGQHNCVLCDSKLESKEALQAHFRKHANKEIDTRGRSVKTNKNDDTQCDMCGQTFDSITATIRHRFKVHPNSPTKFYCHYCGMQFPVKTHRDNHQASHDSSESERKEQHKKCEDCDVLFYNEKALDYHYRSIHKRMVHLFQPIATPPPSNKIKLNSMNDALSVYYCHLCGVEYIIKFNLQRHLERAHTQEEREAVPEDLIKCTVCAALFCSKKAYEVHNNYHQSDDLYVTSEEQRLQTVTKVDQDFDIRRVEGVADKYVPKTNTSKRSAKNWTKPKRTQKVKVKQKDYSSSDDEPGAINESSDSESDLPLKQRICS; the protein is encoded by the exons ATGAGTGCTAAAGGCCAGCACAATTGCGTTTTGTGTGACTCAAAATTAGAATCCAAGGAAGCTTTGCAGGCACATTTTAG aaaacatGCCAACAAAGAAATAGATACTCGAGGTAGATCTGTGAAGACTAACAAAAATGACGATACCCAATGTGATATGTGTGGACAAACATTTGATTCAATTACTGCAACAATACGACATAGATTTAAAGTACATCCTAATTCaccaacaaaattttattgtcattATTGTGGAATGCAATTTCCTGTAAAA acaCACAGAGATAATCATCAAGCATCGCATGATTCATCTGAAAGTGAGAGGAAAGAACAACATAAAAAATGCGAAGACTGTGatgtattgttttataatgaaaaagctTTAGATTATCATTATCGTTCTATACATAAAag gaTGGTACATTTGTTTCAACCAATAGCAACACCACCCCCTagcaataaaatcaaattgaacTCAATGAATGATGCTTTAAGTGTATATTACTGTCATTTGTGTGgtgttgaatatattataaaattcaatttacagCGTCATTTGGAAAGAGCACATACTCAA GAAGAAAGGGAAGCTGTTCcagaagatttaataaaatgtacagTATGTGCTGCTTTATTTTGTAGCAAAAAAGCATATGaagtacataataattatcatcaatCAGATGATCTATATGTAACATCAGAGGAACAAAGATTACAAACAGTAACTAAAGTAGACCAAGATTTTGATATTAGGCGTGTTGAAGGAGTTGCTGATAAATATGTCCCAAAAACTAATACTTCCAAAAGATCTGCTAAAAATTGGACAAAG cCTAAAAGAACAcagaaagtaaaagtaaaacaaAAAGATTATTCTTCTTCAGATGATGAACCTGGTGCTATTAATGAATCCAGTGATTCAGAAAGTGATCTTCCATTGAAACAAAGAATTTGCAGCTAA
- the LOC412254 gene encoding BUB3-interacting and GLEBS motif-containing protein ZNF207 isoform X4, which yields MGRKKKKQSRPWCWYCNREFEDEKILIQHQKAKHFKCHICHKKLYTGPGLSIHCMQVHKEAIDKVPNSLPNRSNIEIEIYGMEGIPPNDAKEHERQRNGGRPGSPSSGEDEPVRKKTKPEGLLGSAPGAMPTGSNMMPGVMPGMAAHPGMPPMGQFPPPMHHMMGPMGPVGPPFMGPGMMPGMPGMPPGIQPPVSGASIPPTRPLFPSAAAVSTAASTSVTSPLGTDFKPITSVAGGSIGPVKPTFPAYSNADSNTTTNNNIGNDQKVNLIATTSAAIKIIHPPEDLSLEEIRARLPKYQRRQTEETRTVQAADANQQAAVLQQQQQQQQQQQQAAAANAAAAFQDQQQRQQAALNALQQQQQRFQRPPQAVMVPASAAMPVSSVALMAPLMRPTMTLAAPALIHGGNMMRPPPMGLPPE from the exons atgggacgtaaaaagaagaagcaatCAAGACCCTGGTGTTG GTATTGTAATCGGGAGtttgaagatgaaaaaattcttatacagCATCAAAAagcaaaacattttaaatgtcACATTTGTCATAAAAAGCTTTATACGGGACCAGGACTTAGTATACATTGTATGCAg GTACATAAAGAAGCAATAGATAAGGTACCTAATTCTTTGCCAAATCGAAGcaatattgaaatagaaatttatggtATGGAAGGTATACCACCAAATGATGCAAAAGAGCATGAAAGGCAAAGAAATGGTGGTAGACCTGGTTCACCAAGTTCAGGTGAAGATGAGCCAGTTCGGAAAAAAACAAAGCCTGAAGGTTTATTAGGTTCTGCACCAGGAGCAATGCCTACAGGTTCCAACATGATGCCAGGTGTAATGCCAGGTATGGCAGCTCATCCTGGTATGCCACCAATGGGACAGTTCCCACCACCCATGCATCATATGATGGGACCTATGGGTCCCGTAGGTCCACCTTTCATGGGTCCTgg taTGATGCCTGGAATGCCAGGTATGCCACCAGGTATACAACCACCAGTGTCAGGTGCATCCATACCACCAACACGACCATTATTTCCAAGTGCTGCAGCTGTTTCGACAGCTGCATCTACATCTGTGACTTCTCCTTTAGGCACAGATTTTAAACCAATTACATCAGTGGCTGGTGGATCTATAGGACCTGTTAAGCCAACATTCCCTGCATATAGTAATGCAGATAGCAATACTacgactaataataatattggaaatgaTCAAAAAGTAAATCTTATAGCCACTACTAGTGCTGCCATTAAAATCATTCATCCTCCAGAAGATCTTAGTTTa gaGGAAATTAGGGCAAGACTTCCAAAATATCAGCGTCGTCAAACTGAAGAAACTCGAACTGTACAAGCTGCTGATGCCAATCAGCAAGCTGCTGTAttacagcaacaacaacaacagcagcagcagcagcaacaagcTGCTGCTGCTAATGCAGCTGCTGCATTTCAGGATCAACAGCAGCGACAACAAGCGGCATTAAATGCActtcaacaacaacaacaaagaTTTCAGAGACCTCCACAAGCAGTAATGGTTCCTGCATCTGCAGCGATGCCTGTTAGTTCTGTTGCATTAATGGCTCCGCTTATGCGGCCCACTATGACTCTAGCCGCACCAGCTCTGATTCATGGAGGTAACATGATGCGACCGCCCCCCATGGGCCTACCACCAG
- the LOC412254 gene encoding BUB3-interacting and GLEBS motif-containing protein ZNF207 isoform X2: protein MGRKKKKQSRPWCWYCNREFEDEKILIQHQKAKHFKCHICHKKLYTGPGLSIHCMQVHKEAIDKVPNSLPNRSNIEIEIYGMEGIPPNDAKEHERQRNGGRPGSPSSGEDEPVRKKTKPEGLLGSAPGAMPTGSNMMPGVMPGMAAHPGMPPMGQFPPPMHHMMGPMGPVGPPFMGPGMMPGMPGMPPGIQPPVSGASIPPTRPLFPSAAAVSTAASTSVTSPLGTDFKPITSVAGGSIGPVKPTFPAYSNADSNTTTNNNIGNDQKVNLIATTSAAIKIIHPPEDLSLEEIRARLPKYQRRQTEETRTVQAADANQQAAVLQQQQQQQQQQQQAAAANAAAAFQDQQQRQQAALNALQQQQQRFQRPPQAVMVPASAAMPVSSVALMAPLMRPTMTLAAPALIHGGNMMRPPPMGLPPGGSSGQRYCICSDSFNAGQPHFDFGHITTLWT, encoded by the exons atgggacgtaaaaagaagaagcaatCAAGACCCTGGTGTTG GTATTGTAATCGGGAGtttgaagatgaaaaaattcttatacagCATCAAAAagcaaaacattttaaatgtcACATTTGTCATAAAAAGCTTTATACGGGACCAGGACTTAGTATACATTGTATGCAg GTACATAAAGAAGCAATAGATAAGGTACCTAATTCTTTGCCAAATCGAAGcaatattgaaatagaaatttatggtATGGAAGGTATACCACCAAATGATGCAAAAGAGCATGAAAGGCAAAGAAATGGTGGTAGACCTGGTTCACCAAGTTCAGGTGAAGATGAGCCAGTTCGGAAAAAAACAAAGCCTGAAGGTTTATTAGGTTCTGCACCAGGAGCAATGCCTACAGGTTCCAACATGATGCCAGGTGTAATGCCAGGTATGGCAGCTCATCCTGGTATGCCACCAATGGGACAGTTCCCACCACCCATGCATCATATGATGGGACCTATGGGTCCCGTAGGTCCACCTTTCATGGGTCCTgg taTGATGCCTGGAATGCCAGGTATGCCACCAGGTATACAACCACCAGTGTCAGGTGCATCCATACCACCAACACGACCATTATTTCCAAGTGCTGCAGCTGTTTCGACAGCTGCATCTACATCTGTGACTTCTCCTTTAGGCACAGATTTTAAACCAATTACATCAGTGGCTGGTGGATCTATAGGACCTGTTAAGCCAACATTCCCTGCATATAGTAATGCAGATAGCAATACTacgactaataataatattggaaatgaTCAAAAAGTAAATCTTATAGCCACTACTAGTGCTGCCATTAAAATCATTCATCCTCCAGAAGATCTTAGTTTa gaGGAAATTAGGGCAAGACTTCCAAAATATCAGCGTCGTCAAACTGAAGAAACTCGAACTGTACAAGCTGCTGATGCCAATCAGCAAGCTGCTGTAttacagcaacaacaacaacagcagcagcagcagcaacaagcTGCTGCTGCTAATGCAGCTGCTGCATTTCAGGATCAACAGCAGCGACAACAAGCGGCATTAAATGCActtcaacaacaacaacaaagaTTTCAGAGACCTCCACAAGCAGTAATGGTTCCTGCATCTGCAGCGATGCCTGTTAGTTCTGTTGCATTAATGGCTCCGCTTATGCGGCCCACTATGACTCTAGCCGCACCAGCTCTGATTCATGGAGGTAACATGATGCGACCGCCCCCCATGGGCCTACCACCAG GTGGGTCGAGCGGCCAACGATATTGCATCTGTTCTGATTCCTTCAACGCCGGACAGCCACACTTTGATTTTGGACACATCACGACTCTTTGGACGTGA
- the LOC412254 gene encoding BUB3-interacting and GLEBS motif-containing protein ZNF207 isoform X3: MGRKKKKQSRPWCWYCNREFEDEKILIQHQKAKHFKCHICHKKLYTGPGLSIHCMQVHKEAIDKVPNSLPNRSNIEIEIYGMEGIPPNDAKEHERQRNGGRPGSPSSGEDEPVRKKTKPEGLLGSAPGAMPTGSNMMPGVMPGMAAHPGMPPMGQFPPPMHHMMGPMGPVGPPFMGPGMMPGMPGMPPGIQPPVSGASIPPTRPLFPSAAAVSTAASTSVTSPLGTDFKPITSVAGGSIGPVKPTFPAYSNADSNTTTNNNIGNDQKVNLIATTSAAIKIIHPPEDLSLEEIRARLPKYQRRQTEETRTVQAADANQQAAVLQQQQQQQQQQQQAAAANAAAAFQDQQQRQQAALNALQQQQQRFQRPPQAVMVPASAAMPVSSVALMAPLMRPTMTLAAPALIHGGNMMRPPPMGLPPGRPVTPC, from the exons atgggacgtaaaaagaagaagcaatCAAGACCCTGGTGTTG GTATTGTAATCGGGAGtttgaagatgaaaaaattcttatacagCATCAAAAagcaaaacattttaaatgtcACATTTGTCATAAAAAGCTTTATACGGGACCAGGACTTAGTATACATTGTATGCAg GTACATAAAGAAGCAATAGATAAGGTACCTAATTCTTTGCCAAATCGAAGcaatattgaaatagaaatttatggtATGGAAGGTATACCACCAAATGATGCAAAAGAGCATGAAAGGCAAAGAAATGGTGGTAGACCTGGTTCACCAAGTTCAGGTGAAGATGAGCCAGTTCGGAAAAAAACAAAGCCTGAAGGTTTATTAGGTTCTGCACCAGGAGCAATGCCTACAGGTTCCAACATGATGCCAGGTGTAATGCCAGGTATGGCAGCTCATCCTGGTATGCCACCAATGGGACAGTTCCCACCACCCATGCATCATATGATGGGACCTATGGGTCCCGTAGGTCCACCTTTCATGGGTCCTgg taTGATGCCTGGAATGCCAGGTATGCCACCAGGTATACAACCACCAGTGTCAGGTGCATCCATACCACCAACACGACCATTATTTCCAAGTGCTGCAGCTGTTTCGACAGCTGCATCTACATCTGTGACTTCTCCTTTAGGCACAGATTTTAAACCAATTACATCAGTGGCTGGTGGATCTATAGGACCTGTTAAGCCAACATTCCCTGCATATAGTAATGCAGATAGCAATACTacgactaataataatattggaaatgaTCAAAAAGTAAATCTTATAGCCACTACTAGTGCTGCCATTAAAATCATTCATCCTCCAGAAGATCTTAGTTTa gaGGAAATTAGGGCAAGACTTCCAAAATATCAGCGTCGTCAAACTGAAGAAACTCGAACTGTACAAGCTGCTGATGCCAATCAGCAAGCTGCTGTAttacagcaacaacaacaacagcagcagcagcagcaacaagcTGCTGCTGCTAATGCAGCTGCTGCATTTCAGGATCAACAGCAGCGACAACAAGCGGCATTAAATGCActtcaacaacaacaacaaagaTTTCAGAGACCTCCACAAGCAGTAATGGTTCCTGCATCTGCAGCGATGCCTGTTAGTTCTGTTGCATTAATGGCTCCGCTTATGCGGCCCACTATGACTCTAGCCGCACCAGCTCTGATTCATGGAGGTAACATGATGCGACCGCCCCCCATGGGCCTACCACCAG GGCGCCCAGTCACTCCTTGCTGA
- the LOC412254 gene encoding BUB3-interacting and GLEBS motif-containing protein ZNF207 isoform X1, with protein MGRKKKKQSRPWCWYCNREFEDEKILIQHQKAKHFKCHICHKKLYTGPGLSIHCMQVHKEAIDKVPNSLPNRSNIEIEIYGMEGIPPNDAKEHERQRNGGRPGSPSSGEDEPVRKKTKPEGLLGSAPGAMPTGSNMMPGVMPGMAAHPGMPPMGQFPPPMHHMMGPMGPVGPPFMGPGMMPGMPGMPPGIQPPVSGASIPPTRPLFPSAAAVSTAASTSVTSPLGTDFKPITSVAGGSIGPVKPTFPAYSNADSNTTTNNNIGNDQKVNLIATTSAAIKIIHPPEDLSLEEIRARLPKYQRRQTEETRTVQAADANQQAAVLQQQQQQQQQQQQAAAANAAAAFQDQQQRQQAALNALQQQQQRFQRPPQAVMVPASAAMPVSSVALMAPLMRPTMTLAAPALIHGGNMMRPPPMGLPPGMIGALPPGAMHPAFAAPMGFPGAPMLAPMMHPRFR; from the exons atgggacgtaaaaagaagaagcaatCAAGACCCTGGTGTTG GTATTGTAATCGGGAGtttgaagatgaaaaaattcttatacagCATCAAAAagcaaaacattttaaatgtcACATTTGTCATAAAAAGCTTTATACGGGACCAGGACTTAGTATACATTGTATGCAg GTACATAAAGAAGCAATAGATAAGGTACCTAATTCTTTGCCAAATCGAAGcaatattgaaatagaaatttatggtATGGAAGGTATACCACCAAATGATGCAAAAGAGCATGAAAGGCAAAGAAATGGTGGTAGACCTGGTTCACCAAGTTCAGGTGAAGATGAGCCAGTTCGGAAAAAAACAAAGCCTGAAGGTTTATTAGGTTCTGCACCAGGAGCAATGCCTACAGGTTCCAACATGATGCCAGGTGTAATGCCAGGTATGGCAGCTCATCCTGGTATGCCACCAATGGGACAGTTCCCACCACCCATGCATCATATGATGGGACCTATGGGTCCCGTAGGTCCACCTTTCATGGGTCCTgg taTGATGCCTGGAATGCCAGGTATGCCACCAGGTATACAACCACCAGTGTCAGGTGCATCCATACCACCAACACGACCATTATTTCCAAGTGCTGCAGCTGTTTCGACAGCTGCATCTACATCTGTGACTTCTCCTTTAGGCACAGATTTTAAACCAATTACATCAGTGGCTGGTGGATCTATAGGACCTGTTAAGCCAACATTCCCTGCATATAGTAATGCAGATAGCAATACTacgactaataataatattggaaatgaTCAAAAAGTAAATCTTATAGCCACTACTAGTGCTGCCATTAAAATCATTCATCCTCCAGAAGATCTTAGTTTa gaGGAAATTAGGGCAAGACTTCCAAAATATCAGCGTCGTCAAACTGAAGAAACTCGAACTGTACAAGCTGCTGATGCCAATCAGCAAGCTGCTGTAttacagcaacaacaacaacagcagcagcagcagcaacaagcTGCTGCTGCTAATGCAGCTGCTGCATTTCAGGATCAACAGCAGCGACAACAAGCGGCATTAAATGCActtcaacaacaacaacaaagaTTTCAGAGACCTCCACAAGCAGTAATGGTTCCTGCATCTGCAGCGATGCCTGTTAGTTCTGTTGCATTAATGGCTCCGCTTATGCGGCCCACTATGACTCTAGCCGCACCAGCTCTGATTCATGGAGGTAACATGATGCGACCGCCCCCCATGGGCCTACCACCAG GTATGATAGGAGCTTTGCCACCGGGAGCAATGCATCCGGCATTCGCAGCTCCAATGGGTTTCCCCGGTGCACCAATGTTGGCTCCGATGATGCATCCACGCTTCAGATGA